From the genome of Halorussus caseinilyticus, one region includes:
- a CDS encoding CBS domain-containing protein yields the protein MLVRDAMTTDVVTAAADASVREAVGRMLRAGVGSVVVTREGNPAGILTETDALKAGYHAERPFGEIPVSKAATDSLVTTSPGTTIRGAVRQMRENDVKKLPVVDGMEIVGMLTMTDVVRAQENLVDEAVRLEERRQGWTSEGKSWGGDDD from the coding sequence ATGCTCGTTCGAGACGCCATGACGACCGACGTGGTGACGGCGGCGGCCGACGCCTCGGTCCGCGAGGCGGTCGGCCGGATGCTCCGCGCGGGCGTCGGGAGCGTCGTCGTCACCCGCGAGGGGAACCCGGCGGGGATTCTGACCGAGACCGACGCGCTGAAGGCTGGCTATCACGCGGAACGGCCGTTCGGCGAGATTCCGGTCTCGAAGGCGGCGACCGACTCGCTGGTGACGACCTCGCCGGGGACGACGATTCGCGGCGCGGTCCGCCAGATGCGCGAGAACGACGTGAAGAAGCTGCCGGTGGTGGACGGGATGGAAATCGTGGGGATGCTGACGATGACCGACGTGGTGCGCGCACAGGAGAACCTCGTAGACGAGGCGGTTCGACTGGAGGAACGACGGCAGGGGTGGACGAGCGAGGGGAAGTCGTGGGGCGGGGACGACGACTGA
- a CDS encoding SDR family NAD(P)-dependent oxidoreductase codes for MIRPDLTGRTALVTGSAKGVGRELLLALAERGASAAVHYRSSADAAAEVADAARERGAPAATTVQGDVADPDDVDAMFDAVEDELDGVDVLVNNVGPFAPRHWEDISFEQWNTVLQANVNGTYLCCKRALPEMREEAWGRIVNVGYASAEKGLVSPKNAPYFIAKQGVLMFTRMLANDTQYEGITVNAVSPYVVENSDEFPDELPRGRPADFEDVIQAMLFFVDEDSGYVSGENVEVDGGWLPERV; via the coding sequence ATGATACGACCTGACCTGACCGGACGGACAGCGCTCGTGACCGGAAGCGCGAAGGGCGTCGGCCGGGAGTTGTTGCTCGCGCTCGCCGAGCGAGGCGCGTCGGCGGCGGTCCACTACCGTTCCAGCGCCGACGCCGCCGCGGAAGTCGCGGACGCCGCCCGCGAACGCGGCGCACCCGCGGCGACGACCGTACAGGGCGACGTGGCCGACCCCGACGACGTGGACGCGATGTTCGACGCCGTGGAAGACGAACTTGACGGCGTGGACGTGCTGGTCAACAACGTCGGTCCCTTCGCGCCGCGCCACTGGGAGGACATCTCCTTCGAGCAGTGGAACACCGTCCTCCAAGCCAACGTCAACGGAACCTACCTCTGCTGTAAGCGCGCCCTGCCGGAGATGCGCGAGGAGGCGTGGGGTCGCATCGTCAACGTCGGGTACGCCAGCGCGGAGAAGGGTCTCGTGAGTCCGAAGAACGCGCCGTACTTCATCGCCAAGCAGGGCGTGCTGATGTTCACCCGGATGCTCGCCAACGACACCCAGTACGAGGGCATCACGGTCAACGCCGTCTCGCCCTACGTGGTCGAGAACTCCGACGAGTTCCCCGACGAACTCCCGCGGGGCAGACCCGCCGACTTCGAGGACGTGATTCAGGCGATGCTGTTCTTCGTGGACGAGGACAGCGGGTACGTCAGCGGCGAGAACGTCGAGGTGGACGGCGGGTGGTTGCCAGAGCGGGTGTGA
- a CDS encoding DUF7344 domain-containing protein, translated as MSSADKSPGQETLSEDLIFDVLKNRRRRYTLHYLKQQDRPVELSELAEQVAAWENDTTVEGLSANERKSVYTSLYQTHLPKLADAGIVDYNQNRGVVELSENAAQLEGYLRPQDDFPWIRYYLGLAVVSAVLVLGDLLGVPPFDAIPDEIWGILIVAAFAVSAATHYLRRRQLAQQEAPPNVEG; from the coding sequence ATGAGTTCGGCTGATAAATCACCGGGGCAAGAAACACTGTCCGAAGACCTCATCTTCGACGTGTTGAAGAACCGGCGACGGCGATACACGCTGCATTACCTCAAACAGCAGGACCGTCCGGTCGAGCTGAGCGAACTCGCCGAACAGGTCGCGGCGTGGGAGAACGACACGACCGTCGAGGGGTTGTCGGCCAACGAGCGTAAATCGGTCTACACCTCCCTGTATCAGACGCATCTCCCGAAACTGGCGGACGCGGGTATCGTAGATTACAACCAGAACCGAGGGGTAGTAGAGCTATCGGAGAACGCGGCCCAACTGGAAGGGTATCTCCGGCCGCAGGACGACTTTCCGTGGATTCGGTACTACCTCGGTCTCGCGGTCGTGAGCGCGGTTCTCGTCCTCGGGGACCTGCTCGGCGTCCCGCCGTTCGACGCGATTCCGGACGAGATTTGGGGCATTCTCATCGTCGCCGCGTTCGCGGTTTCGGCGGCGACTCACTACCTGCGACGACGACAACTCGCTCAGCAAGAGGCACCCCCGAACGTCGAGGGGTAG
- a CDS encoding rhomboid family intramembrane serine protease encodes MSYQSDELDSGSLLAGSPTVQTLAVFLVVFALQTAVRFVSRSLAFGLFVLASPVSVRPWTLLASVYAHANVTHLVSNAIVLVLVGFAVERVTTTWRYHAFFATVGMLAGVSQVVVSGLVGPGTPVLGASGAVFGLLGYLIAGNPVTDAVMGWLPLGGRARVALLFGLAAGATLLTASPGVALVAHFTGFALGLVAGRVRLLRV; translated from the coding sequence GTGAGCTACCAGTCGGACGAACTCGACTCGGGGTCCCTCCTCGCCGGAAGCCCGACGGTACAGACGCTCGCGGTGTTTCTGGTCGTCTTCGCGCTCCAGACGGCCGTGAGATTCGTCTCTCGGAGCCTCGCGTTCGGGCTGTTCGTCCTCGCGTCGCCGGTGTCGGTCCGGCCGTGGACCCTGCTGGCGAGCGTCTACGCCCACGCCAACGTCACGCATCTCGTCTCGAACGCTATCGTTCTCGTGTTGGTGGGGTTCGCCGTAGAGCGCGTGACGACGACGTGGCGCTATCACGCCTTCTTCGCCACCGTGGGGATGCTCGCGGGCGTCTCGCAGGTGGTCGTCTCGGGACTCGTCGGACCGGGAACGCCCGTCCTCGGCGCGAGCGGTGCCGTCTTCGGCCTGCTGGGGTACCTGATCGCGGGCAACCCCGTCACCGACGCGGTGATGGGGTGGCTTCCGCTCGGCGGACGCGCGCGGGTCGCGCTTCTGTTCGGACTGGCCGCGGGCGCGACCCTGCTCACGGCGTCACCGGGCGTGGCGCTGGTCGCTCACTTCACGGGGTTCGCGCTCGGTCTGGTCGCCGGGCGCGTTCGACTCCTCCGGGTGTGA
- a CDS encoding LVIVD repeat-containing protein yields the protein MHRRDFLRGVTGSVALGSVGVTAVGTAAAHPGPYRPLGNVPVTNAKETVPDPSGDFAYVAATGGFATVDVQVPSDPRVVFEKRNLLADRETGPLRLVQDVKVEGDRLVVAGPANPLQGDVLQGFLLYDVSDPANPQRVAFHETEFPIHNCFVRDGIVYLTGNGVETNALVMVDVTGDDPVEVGRWSLADRDGRWTDVPSGLWAIHDVWVQDGRAYLAYWDAGTYVLDVSDPANVSFVNRIKGRSLDALLSVPSENARTESIRLPGNAHYATTNDDGTLLGINQEAWEAGGEGTPGAVELWDISDVKNPKRLSTIGPPPTSDPTIGGTWTTSHNFDIVGDRLFTSWYQGGVKIHDISDPANPKELAWWRKPDETSFWTAKRATDGFFVASSMGRRSNGKGGLYTFPIEDATDKPQKDPPSLTTEADGSAAETTSEQAALAGDTTAQSESDAATGSTPGFGVPAAVAALVGAGAWRRLRK from the coding sequence ATGCACCGCCGCGATTTTCTTCGGGGGGTTACGGGGTCGGTCGCACTCGGGTCGGTCGGAGTCACCGCTGTCGGAACCGCGGCGGCCCATCCCGGACCGTACCGACCGTTGGGGAACGTGCCGGTCACGAACGCGAAGGAGACCGTCCCCGACCCGAGTGGGGACTTCGCCTACGTCGCCGCGACCGGCGGGTTCGCCACGGTGGACGTGCAGGTCCCGAGCGACCCTCGGGTCGTCTTCGAGAAGCGGAACCTACTGGCCGACCGCGAGACGGGTCCGCTCCGGTTGGTTCAGGACGTGAAGGTCGAAGGCGACCGACTGGTGGTCGCCGGACCCGCGAACCCGCTTCAGGGCGACGTGTTGCAGGGGTTCTTGCTCTACGACGTGAGCGACCCCGCGAACCCACAGCGAGTCGCGTTCCACGAAACCGAGTTCCCGATTCACAACTGCTTCGTCCGGGACGGAATCGTCTATCTCACCGGCAACGGCGTCGAGACCAACGCCCTCGTGATGGTAGACGTGACCGGCGACGACCCCGTGGAGGTCGGGCGCTGGTCGCTCGCCGACCGCGACGGGCGGTGGACCGACGTGCCCTCGGGACTCTGGGCCATCCACGACGTGTGGGTCCAAGACGGCCGGGCCTACCTCGCCTACTGGGACGCCGGAACCTACGTCCTCGACGTGAGCGACCCCGCGAACGTCTCGTTCGTCAACCGAATCAAGGGCCGGTCGCTCGACGCGCTTCTGTCCGTCCCGAGCGAGAACGCCCGGACCGAGAGCATCCGCCTGCCGGGCAACGCCCACTACGCGACGACCAACGACGACGGCACCCTCCTCGGAATCAACCAAGAGGCGTGGGAGGCGGGCGGAGAGGGGACGCCCGGTGCGGTCGAACTCTGGGACATCTCCGACGTGAAGAACCCGAAGCGGCTCTCGACTATCGGCCCGCCGCCCACGTCCGACCCCACCATCGGCGGGACGTGGACCACCTCCCACAACTTCGACATCGTGGGCGACCGCCTGTTCACCTCGTGGTATCAGGGCGGCGTGAAGATACACGACATCTCCGACCCCGCGAACCCAAAGGAGTTGGCGTGGTGGCGAAAACCCGACGAGACCTCCTTCTGGACCGCCAAGCGCGCGACCGACGGCTTCTTCGTCGCCAGTAGCATGGGTCGCCGGAGCAACGGCAAGGGCGGTCTCTACACCTTCCCGATAGAGGACGCCACCGACAAACCACAGAAGGACCCGCCGTCGCTGACGACCGAGGCCGACGGAAGCGCGGCCGAGACGACCAGCGAACAGGCGGCCCTCGCGGGGGACACGACCGCCCAGTCCGAATCCGACGCCGCCACGGGAAGCACGCCGGGGTTCGGCGTCCCGGCCGCCGTCGCCGCACTCGTCGGGGCGGGCGCGTGGCGACGACTTCGGAAATAA
- a CDS encoding SatD family protein, with translation MVQKYCVVLGDVVDSRRIEDREAFRDRLQSTLATINDEFDESLRAPFAVLKGVDEIGGVLNAVPPVVEIQRRLALALHPQQIRLAAVVGEIDVNAASADVAAMDGPAFARADALLAELEDADLTFELRGTVPVVDDLLSGQINLLDMFRAEWTERQVEVLSKYEELDSQKAVADSLAVSPQAVSNVLANTKGPKVLALERRLAGTVSGYPSLDADEGEA, from the coding sequence ATGGTACAAAAATATTGCGTCGTCCTCGGCGACGTGGTGGACTCGCGCCGAATCGAGGATAGAGAAGCGTTTCGGGACCGCCTCCAATCGACGCTTGCGACGATTAACGACGAGTTCGATGAGTCACTTCGGGCCCCGTTCGCGGTGTTGAAGGGCGTAGACGAAATCGGCGGCGTGTTGAACGCGGTCCCTCCCGTGGTGGAGATTCAGCGCCGCCTCGCGCTCGCGCTCCACCCCCAACAGATTCGCCTCGCGGCGGTCGTCGGCGAAATCGATGTCAACGCGGCGAGCGCCGATGTCGCCGCGATGGACGGCCCGGCGTTCGCCAGAGCCGACGCCTTGCTCGCGGAGTTGGAGGACGCCGACCTCACCTTCGAGTTGCGGGGGACGGTTCCGGTCGTGGACGACCTGCTGTCGGGCCAAATCAACTTGCTCGACATGTTCCGGGCGGAGTGGACCGAGCGACAGGTCGAGGTTCTCTCGAAGTACGAGGAACTCGATAGCCAGAAAGCGGTCGCCGACTCGCTCGCCGTCTCGCCGCAGGCGGTCTCGAACGTGCTGGCCAACACGAAGGGACCGAAGGTACTCGCCCTCGAACGGCGACTCGCCGGGACGGTGAGTGGCTATCCGAGTCTCGACGCCGACGAGGGAGAAGCATGA
- a CDS encoding universal stress protein gives MALETILLAVGPGDADRTEELARAVVDVAGPSGANVVLAHVFTDEEFDGVVSQLDYDPAGDIDPDEVATRHATVRHLTDAFDDAGVSYHVRGRVGDHGETIVELANEVGADRVVVGGRKRSPTGKAVFGSTAQEVMLNAPCPVTFVRGD, from the coding sequence ATGGCATTAGAAACCATACTGCTCGCGGTCGGACCGGGAGACGCCGACCGCACCGAGGAACTGGCCCGAGCGGTCGTAGACGTAGCGGGACCGTCGGGCGCGAACGTCGTGTTGGCCCACGTCTTCACCGACGAGGAGTTCGACGGCGTGGTGAGTCAACTCGACTACGACCCGGCGGGCGACATCGACCCCGACGAGGTGGCCACGCGCCACGCCACGGTTCGGCACCTCACCGACGCCTTCGACGACGCGGGCGTCTCGTACCACGTCCGGGGCAGAGTCGGCGACCACGGCGAGACCATCGTGGAGTTGGCGAACGAAGTCGGCGCGGACCGCGTGGTCGTCGGCGGACGCAAGCGCTCGCCCACCGGGAAGGCCGTCTTCGGAAGCACGGCCCAAGAGGTGATGCTCAACGCGCCCTGCCCCGTCACGTTCGTCCGCGGCGACTGA
- a CDS encoding NifU family protein, whose translation MTDEDDSLQARVERWLTGQMPIISMHGGESAVRKADPESGEVVVELGGACSGCAISPRTAQNIKLDLAKDFEEVEDVTVRVADDGTSGWDVDQPESVMGIDRNEGGRGGRGEGSPNSDHF comes from the coding sequence ATGACCGACGAGGACGACTCCCTACAGGCCCGCGTCGAGCGGTGGCTCACCGGGCAGATGCCCATCATCAGCATGCACGGCGGCGAGAGCGCCGTCCGGAAGGCCGACCCGGAAAGCGGCGAGGTGGTCGTCGAACTCGGCGGTGCCTGCTCGGGGTGTGCTATCAGCCCTCGGACCGCCCAGAACATCAAACTCGACCTCGCCAAGGACTTCGAGGAGGTCGAGGACGTGACCGTCCGAGTCGCCGACGACGGCACGAGCGGATGGGACGTAGACCAACCCGAGAGCGTCATGGGCATCGACCGCAACGAGGGCGGCCGCGGGGGTCGAGGCGAGGGGTCGCCCAACAGCGACCACTTCTAA
- a CDS encoding DUF5611 family protein, translated as MKEYKMRRGEHLDDRIPDMKAKVEEYFGEVTGTEEHNGHELYVVEDPDNPVFDRILAGAAEYSGKKDKLAVHFEERDAEEVIAEGHADAAADAVDKKNDFLLEATGRDAKARRDSMKRQVEDDAEKPDGVS; from the coding sequence ATGAAGGAGTACAAGATGCGACGCGGCGAACATCTGGATGACCGCATCCCGGACATGAAGGCCAAAGTCGAGGAGTACTTCGGCGAAGTCACCGGCACCGAAGAACACAACGGCCACGAACTCTACGTCGTCGAGGACCCCGACAACCCCGTCTTCGACCGCATCCTCGCGGGCGCGGCCGAGTACAGCGGTAAGAAGGACAAACTCGCCGTCCACTTCGAGGAGCGAGACGCCGAGGAGGTCATCGCCGAGGGTCACGCCGACGCCGCCGCCGACGCCGTGGACAAGAAAAACGACTTCCTGCTGGAAGCCACGGGCCGTGACGCCAAGGCCCGCCGCGACTCGATGAAGCGGCAGGTCGAAGACGACGCCGAGAAACCCGACGGCGTCTCGTAA
- a CDS encoding DUF7093 family protein, whose protein sequence is MSLRCSLLGHSYGEAEIEREREEQGSEVVVTVREFEECERCGDRKVVTENKEVTALESPAPDLEAAEEDPAVSPSSRDAGTAPGASAGAGAGTDAGPDTDASGGTSSGVNAGAGAGANSGVGASAGVGTTPDAGVDASGDDAEILTDSSGSSDSSSSADSPSSASADATGGATRSDTAADDFEQSPSAADDDGVILDDDGGSGDDGRTPGEWPDAETTHPAETDESGPGDWPEVGREDEGFDAEPDDGARSDVEFGGGLTPESSQGVADDESEEVEFVNADGDTLEARDGGGNDTELSSGISAGAEAPTFSGPSEDPDVDAEFVCPECDYRETVSGSSLRAGDICPECARGYLAQE, encoded by the coding sequence ATGAGTCTCAGGTGTTCGCTCCTCGGCCACAGCTACGGGGAGGCAGAAATCGAACGTGAACGCGAGGAGCAGGGAAGCGAAGTCGTGGTCACGGTCCGGGAGTTCGAGGAGTGCGAGCGGTGTGGCGACCGAAAGGTCGTCACCGAGAACAAGGAAGTCACCGCCCTCGAATCGCCCGCCCCGGACCTCGAAGCCGCGGAGGAAGACCCCGCAGTGAGTCCCTCCTCGCGGGACGCGGGAACTGCCCCCGGCGCGAGCGCAGGCGCAGGCGCGGGCACGGACGCAGGCCCGGACACGGACGCAAGCGGGGGAACGAGTTCGGGCGTGAACGCGGGCGCTGGTGCGGGTGCGAACTCGGGCGTGGGCGCGAGCGCAGGCGTCGGCACGACCCCCGACGCAGGGGTAGACGCGAGCGGAGACGACGCCGAAATCCTGACCGACTCGTCGGGGTCGTCGGACTCGTCGTCCTCGGCCGACTCGCCGTCGTCCGCCTCGGCCGACGCGACCGGTGGCGCGACCCGGAGCGACACCGCCGCGGACGACTTCGAGCAGTCGCCCTCCGCCGCGGACGACGACGGCGTGATTCTGGACGACGACGGCGGGTCCGGCGACGACGGGCGCACGCCCGGCGAGTGGCCCGACGCCGAGACCACCCATCCGGCAGAGACCGACGAGAGCGGTCCCGGCGACTGGCCGGAAGTCGGCCGAGAGGACGAGGGATTCGACGCCGAACCCGACGACGGCGCCCGCTCGGACGTGGAGTTCGGCGGCGGTCTCACCCCGGAATCCTCACAGGGAGTGGCCGACGACGAGAGCGAGGAAGTCGAGTTCGTCAACGCGGACGGCGACACCTTGGAGGCCCGCGACGGCGGCGGAAACGACACCGAACTCTCCTCGGGCATCTCGGCCGGTGCGGAGGCACCGACGTTCTCCGGACCGTCCGAGGACCCCGACGTGGACGCCGAGTTCGTCTGCCCCGAGTGCGACTACCGTGAGACCGTCTCCGGGTCGTCGCTCCGCGCGGGCGACATCTGTCCCGAGTGCGCTCGGGGGTACCTCGCGCAGGAATAG
- a CDS encoding geranylgeranyl reductase family protein — MYDFVVVGAGPAGSRFSRRAAERGYDVLVLERGEVGKPLACSGHVSTDIWDFTPEGAREDLLQNEVYGARFHVGGPESADYQFYKREVVSNVIDRVGLDRRLAETAREAGADLRENHSVSGVEEYRDHVEVTVNAPDGTETFEARMVAGCDGPVSRVRSELGLPDPGEKLQGVLAFSEEDDPGDYVDVHLTAPRFFAWRIPRGDSGVEYGLAAPPGSDPTAKELFSEFTSEYDVETTHFCAGMIPVGPAEKVTSRRGFLIGDAAAQTKPFTGGGILYGMTAADHAAREIDPERPGTLAAYEDAWRDDLSTEIKLGHWIRKAYSLPEPVQHAGLAVFEGEIGVHMDKPTSFFSKEHLKKLLSRA; from the coding sequence ATGTACGACTTCGTAGTCGTCGGAGCGGGTCCCGCCGGGTCGCGGTTCTCCCGACGGGCGGCCGAACGGGGGTACGACGTGCTGGTACTCGAACGCGGCGAGGTCGGTAAGCCGCTTGCCTGTTCGGGCCACGTCAGCACCGACATCTGGGATTTCACACCCGAGGGTGCGCGCGAGGACCTCCTCCAGAACGAGGTGTACGGCGCGCGCTTCCACGTCGGCGGACCGGAGAGCGCCGACTACCAGTTCTACAAGCGCGAGGTCGTCTCGAACGTCATCGACCGCGTAGGACTCGACCGACGACTCGCCGAGACCGCACGGGAGGCGGGCGCGGACCTCCGGGAGAACCACAGCGTCTCGGGCGTCGAGGAGTACCGCGACCACGTGGAGGTGACGGTCAACGCGCCCGACGGCACCGAGACGTTCGAGGCCCGGATGGTCGCCGGATGCGACGGTCCGGTCTCGCGGGTCCGGTCGGAACTCGGCCTGCCCGACCCCGGCGAGAAACTACAGGGCGTGCTGGCGTTCTCGGAGGAAGACGACCCCGGCGACTACGTGGACGTTCACCTCACCGCGCCGCGCTTTTTCGCGTGGCGCATCCCGCGCGGGGACTCGGGCGTCGAGTACGGACTCGCGGCCCCGCCGGGGTCGGACCCGACCGCGAAGGAGTTGTTCTCGGAGTTTACCTCGGAGTACGACGTGGAAACCACTCACTTCTGCGCCGGGATGATTCCGGTCGGTCCCGCCGAGAAGGTGACGAGTCGCCGCGGGTTCCTGATTGGCGACGCCGCCGCTCAGACCAAGCCGTTCACCGGCGGCGGCATCCTCTACGGCATGACCGCCGCGGACCACGCCGCCCGCGAAATCGACCCCGAGCGTCCGGGGACGCTGGCCGCCTACGAGGACGCGTGGCGCGACGACTTGAGTACCGAAATCAAACTGGGCCACTGGATACGGAAGGCCTACTCGTTGCCGGAACCGGTCCAGCACGCCGGACTGGCGGTGTTCGAGGGCGAAATCGGCGTCCACATGGACAAGCCGACCTCGTTCTTCTCGAAGGAGCATCTGAAGAAGTTGTTGTCGCGAGCATGA
- a CDS encoding ROK family protein gives MAYYAGVDLGATNVRAAVADDEGDVVSVHRSNTPNGPTGIAVTEAVLECLREACDAADLDPTRIRAAGIGSIGPLDLAEGVVDNPANLPDTIDRIPLTGPVGQLIDSESVYLHNDTNAGVIGERFYSDRNPDDMVYLTISSGIGAGVAVDGQVLSGWDGNAGEVGHMVVDPRGRRTCGCGREGHWEAYCSGENIPKYAELLAEDAGNLDTELPLDDPDFSAVDVFEAAGEDEFADHVIDQLAHWNTLGVTNVAQAYAPLVVYVGGAVALQNEELVVDPIRERLDDLVFNNVPDVQLTTLGDDVVLRGAIASALTGGTGDRTNSVV, from the coding sequence ATGGCGTACTACGCGGGCGTTGACCTCGGTGCGACGAACGTCAGGGCGGCAGTCGCCGACGACGAGGGGGACGTGGTGAGCGTCCACCGCTCGAACACACCCAACGGACCGACCGGCATCGCAGTGACGGAGGCCGTGCTGGAGTGTCTCCGCGAAGCGTGCGACGCCGCTGACCTCGACCCGACCCGGATACGGGCGGCGGGCATCGGCTCTATCGGACCGCTGGACCTCGCGGAGGGCGTGGTCGATAACCCGGCGAACCTCCCGGACACTATCGACCGAATCCCGCTGACCGGTCCCGTCGGCCAACTCATCGACAGCGAGAGCGTCTACCTCCACAACGACACGAACGCGGGCGTCATCGGCGAGCGATTCTACAGCGACCGCAACCCCGACGACATGGTGTACCTGACCATCTCGTCGGGTATCGGCGCTGGCGTCGCCGTGGACGGACAGGTCCTCTCGGGATGGGACGGCAACGCGGGCGAGGTGGGCCACATGGTCGTGGACCCGCGGGGCCGACGCACCTGCGGGTGCGGCCGAGAAGGTCACTGGGAGGCGTACTGCTCGGGCGAGAACATCCCCAAGTACGCCGAACTGCTGGCCGAGGACGCCGGGAACCTCGACACCGAACTCCCGCTGGACGACCCCGACTTCTCCGCGGTGGACGTGTTCGAGGCCGCAGGCGAAGACGAGTTCGCAGACCACGTAATCGACCAACTCGCCCACTGGAACACGCTCGGCGTGACCAACGTCGCGCAGGCGTACGCGCCGCTGGTCGTCTACGTCGGCGGCGCGGTGGCGTTACAGAACGAAGAACTCGTCGTGGACCCGATTCGAGAGCGACTCGACGACCTCGTGTTCAACAACGTTCCCGACGTGCAGTTGACCACGCTCGGCGACGACGTGGTTCTGAGGGGGGCCATCGCCAGCGCTCTGACCGGGGGCACTGGCGACCGGACGAATTCCGTGGTCTGA